CTCTCCCAATTGTCAAATGATGTCGTTATTGTCGCAACCTTCCCCTAGGTAAACCACCAAAGGaaagctaatggattactaagtcaaAGACTTAGCACCAATTcttccaagctcataccaatcacaactttggaattttgattttatcaatttcacatgaaattaaatttaattaagagttgccactaatctattacagattaattagaaattcaagTAAAATGTGAGAGAACACTTTACTTTTGTGAATCAAAGATTTATATATAGGAAATtgattacattaaataaatcgaacaccctttcgatacattttctctttgtttcaaaaataatttgtaTGCAATCTTGGCCAATTTTAACCTTAAGCCACTAACATGTGATATATGATCACACAAGTGCGAAAAAAgaatttaacactcaatatatcaaaacaatgaataaattgctagAAATAGGACAAAAACCTTAGTGCATTAAGCATAGCATAACTTCCTTATGATAATATCTCAAGTGTTTTGCAAGATGTTAAATAAACAAGATATGCATgacctaaacatgatttctaaatgccACGACATtaaactcttttttcttttttcttttggtttttcttctttaaaaaaaaaactatatgctTGAGGCATGAACTTAAACGCAATTTATATGTAAACTAATCCTAATATGAAGaactaatttaatataaaattaaatttatatgagCCTAAGCATATATTCACTTAGTGACATGGATATTATAGCGTAGATATGATGACATGGACCTAAAGTATATAGGACTAAGTGACATGTAATGAATGACATCGAAATTATGAAACTAGCTCTACATAAGGtatgcatgttttattttttgtgattttttttcaagCTTAATTGGGAAACTATATAATGACCTAAATAATTGTTATTAAGTCGTTTTCTAAATTAGATAATTTCCTAATTACTACATGGTTACTAAGATATGTAAAAGTAATTTAGGAAACTTAGATGTATGCAAGCTATTCTAAATGCcggtgcaatttttttttgtatttttataaaataatatttttaaactaATTGATATGCAATATGTAAGCCCATATAATTAAGTATTCACCACACCCATAATTGGAAACAAAGGCAATCGGGGATTAGATCTTAGGTCCTAAAGATCAAAACCACAGTTATATGTGCAACTCGAAagaggaaattttctatttatgatACACCTAAAATTTTCACCAAATCAATTTAGAATCTTATTACTAATAAAGTAGGCAATTGaatattgaaattgagaatCGTTTTAAGGAAATTAGTTAAATTGAGACCTCAACTTCGAACAGTAATCGGCTAGGGGTATCCATGACGGCAGCCGGCAAATCTATGACAAGGCCAAGAATGGCGATAGGCACCAGGCAACCAAGCTTGCTCCCTATCTAGCGATGCATGACCGCAACCTTCCCTTGCTGACGCTGCAGTTGACAACACAGCCGACTAGGAAGATTAAAGACCTGAGTCTAGGAGCAAGTCCAAGCCTCAAATCTCGACTCACTTTCGAATCAAGGTCAATCCGAGGACAATAGCTTGGATAGGCCTGAACTAAGGTCGAGAATGGTCAGCAGAGGGTGCAGGTAGCCTGTGCAACGTCGACGGTTGCTATCGACCCCAAGGCTAACTATTGCATGAGCGAGTAGACCCAAAGCGACTTTGTGGCCACACCATGTTTGACGGTGGGTTGTGGAGTTGCCGGCGAAGTTGGGAGCGGGGGCAAGGCATAGCAAACTTAGGGAGAAAAggggaggagagaaaagggacaaaaggaaatggaaaggAGGGCTGGGATTTCTCTTTTGGTGTGTTGGATCACCATGTGAGGCGAAAGTGGCTATAGGGGGTGAGCACTTAGGAAtgatgtataattatttatttttatttttatttttttgatgactGAGGGATCGCCAGAGATCATCCTTCGGGAATCACACGACCCTCCGGTGCTCGACAGCACCGGTGGGGCCTCACCACAAGCcgctatttagacgtaaaccCTCGGGAGCTGGCCCAATAAACCACCTGGGATCCCCACTTAAGTCGCAAGCATCCGAAGATTCGAACTCATTCCCTCGTCGATGAGGAAGTAAAGCCCAACCATCACGGCTACATATGAGTAGATAATGATGTGTAATTATCGATATGTTCTAGCAGTATAATGAGCGATACTGTAATGTTATCCTTGTTTACATTTTCCACGGAGCAAATTTAATAGCCCTTCCTTGCGTATCACATGAACACTATGTTTGGTAGATGAGattagaaagaaacaaaaaagggcACTTGATTACAATGTTGTCTGGACAGTGGCAAGAGAAGCGGATGGAAAATAACGTATTGCGACTAGTCATGTCCTTTTTCATGATAATTCCTAATACAATAAGGGTACaagtggaagaaaagaaaatactttttttaataaaacactAATCCTTCCAATTCTCTTCATATTCGAATGGATTTGAGAGGATTTAAAATACATAATATAATAGGACAAATACGGCgggagtgtcataactttttttttggctcactTAAGTgacacaaatttgaaaaatcaatcacttaagtatcatcAGTGATTTGCCTCGTCGGAAAATCCAATACACACTAATCATTCTATGTGGCACTACTGACGCCAACAtggaattttttgtaatttctttgcTTATTTAAGTATCAcatatttgaaaaatcgattacTTAATgccacaaaattgaaaaatcgatTACTTTTTGCCTTGTCAGAAAATTTTCCATTGGCCTTACCCAAATTTGGCTGAGCGCCTTCGTGACCACGTCAACCACAAGTGAGGcgacctcacccaaatctagctAGGGGCTTCGCGCCCTCAACTACAGCCGGcacacaaagaaaaaaaaaaacaaaacaaaacaaagaaaaaaaggaaaataaaataaaaataaataaataattcaacaaaataatttaaaaatcgatCTTTCAAAAGAGGCAAAAAAATCCACGTGAGACGATATGACTCATTTAACTCCaatatggtacttaagtgagcaaaaaaatttatagtaCTCTAGTGAGAACTGTACAAAAATTATGGCATTCCCACTATACTTGTCCCTAATACAATTAAACACACATAATCTCTCCAAATCTTTCATTAtcctttcttcttattcttttgcATTTTGCCTCTTTCCCTCTATTCAAACAAGGCAACACCTTTAAATAtcgtttcttttccttctcattCCCCTCTAGAAACACTGTGTATGCGTTAAGTTTAATAGACTATCAAATGAGCTTAATTTTGTTATGTGTTAAATTTTTAATCTCTGTTTCTTAACTAGGTTTTCATATAGCCCCTAATCTCCtaataaagagaaaattgatGTTTCCCAGGTGTGAATAGTTCCCTTGTAGTTTACTAACATGATCAAAGGCGCAAATGGAATTTGGAGATACCATGGTTTCCGAGTTACAGAGTCCAAAAGATTTCCaaactcaaattgactttttccatTGACAAACTCTAATTGGGGTTTTGAATAGGATTCCACACGCTTTCATCAAAACACTTCTATATAGCTCTCTTTTTTGGCATGTCATGTGTTTTTTTCCAAATCGCAtcttgtatttcaaatctagggTTCAATTTACGCGTGGGAATAATGCTTAACGAATACTCCATTCACCCGCCATGTAAATTATCAAGATATAAATTAACATCCTCATTTTTTTAAGGTATTTGTACGTTTTGTGGGAAAAGTAGAAAGGACGTTTTGAGGGGTCAAACAAGCACAAAACTTGAGGCATAAAATAACATTGTTTGTGCACGATAGTGGGCAAGCtatatatctctcttgattACTAAAATTTTGGTGGGCTATTTGTTCGGGGCTAATAAAATATTAGGTCAGATCTAGGTAAAAGCCTAGTCAGCCACTCTGAAACGcatttgtcaaagaaaatctTTGTCCTTCCACACAACAAAGCACGACGCACCAAGCGAAATATTCTCGAGATGATGCGCCGAACCATGCCTCCTTATAAATCCATGGCCTCCGATCCCCATTTTCCTCCACAcacacatctctctctctctctctctctctctctctctctctcgtgcaagaaaagcaaattgaGTTCATTTTCCTTGAGCCATTATCAGCGATGGACATTGAGGCCATAGCTCAGGAGAGACGACCGAGGTCGCTAGCTCAAGGGTTGAGTTCGCTCCGGACATGCCTTGTGAAGTGTAAGGACAAGGCGGTCGACCTCGGGAGGAGCATCAAGAAGCTCGGACAAGACGACCCGAGAAGAGTGATCCACTCGCTCAAAGTGGGGTTGGCTCTCACGCTTGTCTCCCTCATATACTACGTGAGGCCCTTCTACGACAGCTATGGGATTTCTGGAATGTGGGCTGTGCTCACAGTCACTGTCGTCTTCGAATTCACCGTCGGTAAGCCTCGTGCAATCAAATACGTCTCGTTATAAACAAAgggggaaaaatgaaaacattccTCCGTTACTAGTGAAGCATCAGCTTTGCACTAGCACCATTAGTTGCGCAACACATGCACAACCATGTTAAAACTGCGACTAATGGATCCTATGTGCGTCGTGCATAATTGACTAATATAGACTTTAAAATGATAGTGGATGTCACGTGAATTTTTCCACATGAtcccaaattgaaattacttttttgtttGGCAGGTGCTACCCTGAGCAAAGGTCTGAATAGAGGCTTTGCAACATTCTCAGCTGGTGCTCTAGGTGTTGGGGCACAACATTTAGCATGTCTTTTCGGAGAGGAAGGGGAGCCCATTGTCCTTGGGGTCCTCGTTTTCCTACTAGGTACCAGTCATATTCCTATGGGCATTACTAGCGATGGCTCGTACTCATTACATTGACATTCATTTCTAATGATGTGGCGAAACCACATTGGACGTTGAAATAAACGAGACTAAAACAAATTAATGGACTCGTTTTTAAACATGTTACCCGATACAATATTGTCCGATCACTTAAAAGATTAAACTGAGTAAATAGTCTTAGAGCATCTGGGGTTTCTCTAATTTCGTCACTAGTGGGGCACGATAAATTGCCTCACCCACGTTACAGTTAGATTTAAGTTGTAACAGAGCAAAAGCGGAGCATATTATTATTTAGCTAGAGAATGAAGTTGAGATTGTGTTAGTCTTGATATCTTACATTGGTTGAAATTATCGATAATTTCAGCTGGAGCAGCTACATTCACCAGATTCTTTCCCCGGATAAAGGCGAGGTACGACTATGGCATCCTGATATTCATCCTCACATTCAGCATGGTGACCGTCTCGGGCTATCGAGTGGAGAAGCTGCTCGAGCTAGCTCATCAGAGGCTCTCGACCATCATAATTGGAGGAGCAACCTGCATAATCGTGTCCATTTTCCTTTGCCCGGTCTGGGCCGGCGAAGATCTTCACAAGCTCACTATCCTGCACCTGGAAAAGCTCGCCATTTTCCTTGAAGGTAATTCGAAAgcttaagataatatcttgaagAGATCGACAGTATACATCAAACATGTAGTGAATTCAACAAATATTGAGATTGAGAGTGAAATACCTGTCGCTGTCTGGCAGGATTTGGAAGTGAATATTTCCAATCGGTGAATGAAGATAAACCTGTGATCTCCACAGAGGAGAAGACATTCCTTCTGGGGTATAAGAGCATTCTTACATCCAAGAACATGGAAGAATCATTGGTGAGATTCTTTCTGTCTCTGTCAACTTTACCTTTGAGTTTGCTAGTGCCATGCAGCATCGGCACACTGCGTCAACATGTACCTTCTGGTACTAAAAAATGTATCTTTTTACACCTGATACGATGAATCGACACGTGATTGCTTCTTTCCTACTTTTACTATTTGTTTATAAGAAGGACAAAGGTTGTGTGAATTTGCAGGCGAATTTTGCAAGATGGGAACCACGACATGGGCGCTTCCAGTTCCACCACCCATGGAAGCAGTATTTGAAGATTGGAGCACTCGTCCGTCAATGTGCTTACCGAATTGAAGCTCTCAATGGCTACCTCAACTCTGAC
The sequence above is drawn from the Eucalyptus grandis isolate ANBG69807.140 chromosome 11, ASM1654582v1, whole genome shotgun sequence genome and encodes:
- the LOC104427765 gene encoding aluminum-activated malate transporter 8 gives rise to the protein MDIEAIAQERRPRSLAQGLSSLRTCLVKCKDKAVDLGRSIKKLGQDDPRRVIHSLKVGLALTLVSLIYYVRPFYDSYGISGMWAVLTVTVVFEFTVGATLSKGLNRGFATFSAGALGVGAQHLACLFGEEGEPIVLGVLVFLLAGAATFTRFFPRIKARYDYGILIFILTFSMVTVSGYRVEKLLELAHQRLSTIIIGGATCIIVSIFLCPVWAGEDLHKLTILHLEKLAIFLEGFGSEYFQSVNEDKPVISTEEKTFLLGYKSILTSKNMEESLANFARWEPRHGRFQFHHPWKQYLKIGALVRQCAYRIEALNGYLNSDLQAPPTFKKRIQEPCLKITSESSKALTMLASAIKLMTDPSLASLHLHNSEIAVDDLKILLKTTSLEDTELLSIVPAATVASILIQVVKCVEEIYQAVNELSDLANFKSAVKPKVSPEKPQAQLLIHLGVVKPVVNIGGNKGDVVVTVLDDKIPENENNSRANYPDQPL